Proteins encoded by one window of Microcebus murinus isolate Inina chromosome 2, M.murinus_Inina_mat1.0, whole genome shotgun sequence:
- the LOC105862448 gene encoding T-cell surface glycoprotein CD1b-like isoform X2, whose amino-acid sequence MLLLPFQLFAVVFPSGDSEDAFQGPTSFHIIQISSFANSTWAHTQASGWLDDLQIHGWNSDSGTAIHLKPWSKGNFSDKQFAELEEIFRVYFFAFTQTIQWHASEFQLQYPFEIQGIAGCELHSGASIVSFLRGALGGLDFLSFENDMCVPCPEGGRRAQKFCRSIMKYQYVINPVKKLLYDICPRYLLGVLDAGKAELQRQVKPEAWLSSGPSPGSGRLLLVCHVSGFYPKPVWVRWMRGEQEQPYTQHSDLLPNADWTWYLRATLDVAAGEAAGLSCRVKHSSLEGQDIILFWGHPISIGLIFLAIIMPSLILLLFLGLWYIRRRSYQDIL is encoded by the exons ATGCTGCTTCTGCCATTTCAATTGTTCGCAGTTGTATTCCCAAGTGGTGACAGTGAGGACG CCTTCCAGGGACCAACCTCTTTCCATATCATCCAGATCTCGTCCTTTGCCAACAGCACCTGGGCACACACTCAAGCTTCAGGCTGGTTGGATGATTTGCAGATTCATGGCTGGAACAGTGACTCGGGCACTGCAATACACCTGAAGCCCTGGTCCAAGGGCAACTTCAGTGACAAGCAGTTTGCTGAGCTGGAGGAGATATTCAGAGTCTACTTCTTTGCATTTACTCAAACAATACAGTGGCATGCCAGTGAATTCCAGCTGCAAT ATCCCTTTGAAATCCAAGGCATAGCAGGCTGTGAGCTACATTCTGGTGCTTCCATTGTAAGCTTCTTGAGGGGAGCTTTAGGAGGATTGGATTTCCTGAGCTTCGAGAATGATATGTGTGTGCCCTGCCCAGAGGGCGGCAGAAGGGCACAGAAATTCTGCAGAAGCATCATGAAATATCAATATGTCATTAATCCTGTGAAGAAGCTCCTCTATGACATCTGCCCCAGATATCTCCTGGGCGTCCTAGATGCAGGGAAGGCAGAGCTGCAAAGGCAAG tgaAGCCTGAGGCCTGGCTGTCCAGTGGCCCCAGTCCCGGGTCTGGCCGTCTGCTGCTGGTGTGCCACGTCTCAGGATTCTACCCAAAGCCCGTGTGGGTGAGGTGGATGCGGGGAGAGCAGGAGCAGCCGTACACTCAGCACAGTGACCTCCTGCCCAATGCTGACTGGACGTGGTATCTCCGAGCGACCCTGGATGTGGCGGCTGGGGAGGCAGCTGGCCTGTCCTGTCGGGTGAAGCACAGCAGTCTAGAGGGCCAGGACATCATCCTCTTCTGGG GACACCCCATCTCCATTGGCTTGATCTTTTTGGCAATAATCATGCCCTCCTTGATCCTCTTGCTGTTCCTTGGATTATGGTATATCAGGCGCCg GTCATATCAGGATATCCTTTGA
- the LOC105862448 gene encoding T-cell surface glycoprotein CD1b-like isoform X1: MLGLEPESLGKSNVSGYICSSDSRFLFSRPLPFPFSLTPSCFSFFLHSLVLLFTAFQGPTSFHIIQISSFANSTWAHTQASGWLDDLQIHGWNSDSGTAIHLKPWSKGNFSDKQFAELEEIFRVYFFAFTQTIQWHASEFQLQYPFEIQGIAGCELHSGASIVSFLRGALGGLDFLSFENDMCVPCPEGGRRAQKFCRSIMKYQYVINPVKKLLYDICPRYLLGVLDAGKAELQRQVKPEAWLSSGPSPGSGRLLLVCHVSGFYPKPVWVRWMRGEQEQPYTQHSDLLPNADWTWYLRATLDVAAGEAAGLSCRVKHSSLEGQDIILFWGHPISIGLIFLAIIMPSLILLLFLGLWYIRRRSYQDIL, translated from the exons ATGTTGGGGCTGGAGCCTGAGTCTCTGGGGAAGTCAAATGTATCAGGCTATATTTGTTCTTCAGATTCTAGGTTCTTGTTCTCCAGACCGCTTCCATTTCCAttctctctcactccctcctgcttctccttttttcttcacaGTCTTGTTCTACTTTTCACAGCCTTCCAGGGACCAACCTCTTTCCATATCATCCAGATCTCGTCCTTTGCCAACAGCACCTGGGCACACACTCAAGCTTCAGGCTGGTTGGATGATTTGCAGATTCATGGCTGGAACAGTGACTCGGGCACTGCAATACACCTGAAGCCCTGGTCCAAGGGCAACTTCAGTGACAAGCAGTTTGCTGAGCTGGAGGAGATATTCAGAGTCTACTTCTTTGCATTTACTCAAACAATACAGTGGCATGCCAGTGAATTCCAGCTGCAAT ATCCCTTTGAAATCCAAGGCATAGCAGGCTGTGAGCTACATTCTGGTGCTTCCATTGTAAGCTTCTTGAGGGGAGCTTTAGGAGGATTGGATTTCCTGAGCTTCGAGAATGATATGTGTGTGCCCTGCCCAGAGGGCGGCAGAAGGGCACAGAAATTCTGCAGAAGCATCATGAAATATCAATATGTCATTAATCCTGTGAAGAAGCTCCTCTATGACATCTGCCCCAGATATCTCCTGGGCGTCCTAGATGCAGGGAAGGCAGAGCTGCAAAGGCAAG tgaAGCCTGAGGCCTGGCTGTCCAGTGGCCCCAGTCCCGGGTCTGGCCGTCTGCTGCTGGTGTGCCACGTCTCAGGATTCTACCCAAAGCCCGTGTGGGTGAGGTGGATGCGGGGAGAGCAGGAGCAGCCGTACACTCAGCACAGTGACCTCCTGCCCAATGCTGACTGGACGTGGTATCTCCGAGCGACCCTGGATGTGGCGGCTGGGGAGGCAGCTGGCCTGTCCTGTCGGGTGAAGCACAGCAGTCTAGAGGGCCAGGACATCATCCTCTTCTGGG GACACCCCATCTCCATTGGCTTGATCTTTTTGGCAATAATCATGCCCTCCTTGATCCTCTTGCTGTTCCTTGGATTATGGTATATCAGGCGCCg GTCATATCAGGATATCCTTTGA